In one window of Kitasatospora sp. MMS16-BH015 DNA:
- a CDS encoding Uma2 family endonuclease — MSAQPIAYGDVDHEAALKYAVQLIDHRWAQVIEGRIVLMSPLWDHERIAARIRRQLDQRVDELDCLTGSGNLDLPGSPNWYMPDLAVIPEALALGAAALTPDQTLLVVEVTSESNGDTDRVTKRKRYAQYGAPLYLLADRQRRECTLFAEPHDLGYAVVDGPHPFGTPIRLPEPFGLTLDTTGF; from the coding sequence ATGAGCGCGCAGCCCATCGCGTACGGCGACGTGGACCACGAGGCCGCACTGAAATACGCCGTGCAGCTCATCGACCACCGGTGGGCCCAGGTCATCGAGGGGCGGATCGTGCTGATGTCACCCCTGTGGGACCACGAGCGGATCGCGGCCCGCATCCGTCGCCAGCTCGACCAGCGCGTGGACGAACTCGACTGCCTCACCGGCTCCGGCAACCTCGACCTGCCCGGTTCGCCGAACTGGTACATGCCCGACTTGGCCGTCATCCCCGAAGCCCTCGCGCTGGGCGCGGCCGCCCTCACCCCCGACCAGACCCTGCTGGTCGTCGAAGTCACCTCCGAGTCGAACGGTGACACCGACCGCGTCACCAAGCGCAAGCGCTACGCCCAGTACGGCGCCCCGCTCTACCTGCTCGCCGACCGGCAGCGCCGCGAGTGCACCCTCTTCGCCGAGCCGCACGACCTCGGCTACGCCGTCGTGGACGGCCCGCACCCCTTCGGCACGCCGATCCGCCTGCCCGAGCCGTTCGGCCTGACTCTCGACACCACCGGCTTCTGA